The following coding sequences lie in one Miscanthus floridulus cultivar M001 chromosome 9, ASM1932011v1, whole genome shotgun sequence genomic window:
- the LOC136482451 gene encoding DUF724 domain-containing protein 7-like isoform X2, with protein MTAAASGSAPPPDAAGARRGRGRPRGSKSGRGRGRGSGRSPSLRRSKPSKRPRPSSRSPSGSPDGPHSSPPRGVDLSAPLPPGTDVEVRVDDDGFHGSWFEATVLDFTPARGYRHPARYTVKYAHLLADDDEGVLAEPFAPSHIRPRPPPPPPSPPPRFQTHDIVEAFHNEGWWSGIVVSAPAPAGSGSGAAGVTVAFPITREVIEFAPGLVRPRRDYVDGDWIPSQVAMVVRPKRAVKVYEVGDKVEVMRQRSAYGESWFLATVRVVVDDLSYVVEYFDLEEGEGGPEKATEYLHWWFIRPAVEHSPRESEFKLQPGAAVEAYCDGAWSPGVVRRVLGEGEYEIRIVAKKSEMLVTKVAPLLKPQYKWNGKQWKIATRKRRANSRRRSVSGNSPRSPVEVSSSDEEHSLGKSTLAEGSGHASVSEMDIPLSALCKSPESTHSPNSFVSEKNSLQGSHGIVNSVPMNGLICASPGHSAPVDNQEILSDMVVTDGRRNKKMASARRNSAVTRKQENPAKSLRVKKCVSDIKAGKTHPIQGLQGKIQLKGNMNFSTPDIVLALSVSGTGQTILSPDRLVSKRTKRGSSTKVLASKKLANRRGSKELCSSNSSLDVTRTVQQRGSKELAETMEECPVALECLNSDTQEQLDKTLEDAQNITELSNQDLLPMVPPGFKSMDNGIGTNIHDTQFDEEPTGTINSLIEPKGNDDMCTDHAATKLAESNHVMETAILCLDCPAQQARGKVDERSVLQNAGSSQCIIDSSPLRSCSAFESLLPSPQPFEDQALFVKNSPMWDLVEAMHVFKELPQQPHFLPLQEHAPLLREGMALGMMVSFADLVKVTMEASIDNSMEWFEDKIRTISHLEANGFSVQFMQSAMTDLVKIKSERTSYHVQIGKLDSKFVEKTASSSRVGALLDEKDIAAAELEQELGRIRQESQKIAKEKEKIDAELASIKTSLSGYEVLCNGAERKFKDVLSGLRLKRLT; from the exons ATGACCGCCGCCGCATCCGGCAGCGCGCCGCCGCCGGACGCCGCCGGCGCACGGAGGGGGCGCGGCCGCCCCCGCGGGAGCAagagcgggcgcgggcgcgggcgcgggagcgGGCGCTCGCCGAGCCTGAGGCGGAGCAAGCCCTCGAAGAGGCCCCGGCCGTCGTCGCGGTCGCCATCCGGGTCGCCCGACGGGCCCCATTCCTCGCCCCCCCGCGGGGTGGACCTTTCCGCGCCGCTGCCTCCCGGCACCGACGTCGAGGTCCGCGTCGACGACGACGGCTTCCACGGGTCCTGGTTCGAGGCCACCGTGCTCGACTTCACGCCGGCCCGCGGGTACCGCCACCCGGCGCGGTACACCGTCAAGTACGCGCACCTCCTCGCCGACGACGACGAAGGCGTGCTGGCCGAGCCCTTCGCGCCGTCCCACatccgcccgcgcccgccgccgccgcccccgtcgCCCCCGCCGCGCTTCCAGACCCACGACATCGTCGAGGCGTTCCACAACGAGGGGTGGTGGTCGGGCATCGTCGtgtccgcccccgcccccgccggctccggctccggcgccgCCGGGGTCACCGTCGCGTTCCCCATCACCCGCGAGGTCATCGAGTTCGCGCCCGGCCTCGTCCGCCCCCGCCGCGACTACGTCGACGGCGACTGGATCCCTTCCCAGGTCGCGATGGTTGTCCGCCCCAAGCGCGCGGTCAAGGTCTACGAGGTCGGGGACAAGGTGGAGGTGATGAGGCAACGGAGCGCGTACGGCGAGTCCTGGTTCCTCGCCACGGTGAGGGTCGTCGTCGACGACCTCAGCTACGTCGTCGAGTACTTCGATCTGGAGGAGGGCGAGGGCGGGCCGGAGAAGGCCACCGAGTACCTGCATTGGTGGTTCATCAGGCCGGCTGTCGAGCATTCGCCAAGGGAGAGCGAGTTCAAACTCCAGCCTGGCGCTGCTGTGGAGGCCTACTGCGATGGGGCATGGTCACCAGGTGTGGTGCGAAGGGTCCTCGGCGAGGGTGAGTATGAGATCCGTATTGTTGCCAAAAAGTCAGAAATGCTGGTGACCAAGGTGGCGCCATTGCTCAAGCCGCAGTATAAGTGGAATGGCAAGCAATGGAAGATTGCGACCCGTAAG AGACGGGCTAACTCGAGGCGTCGGTCTGTGTCTGGTAATAGTCCAAGGTCACCAGTCGAGGTGTCATCCAGTGATGAAGAACACAGTCTAGGAAAGAGCACATTAGCCGAAGGTTCTGGACATGCTTCAGTCTCTGAGATGGACATTCCTTTGTCTGCTCTGTGCAAGTCACCAGAAAGCACTCATTCACCGAATTCTTTTGTCTCTGAAAAGAACAGTCTTCAAGGTTCACATGGGATAGTGAATTCGGTGCCAATGAACGGACTCATTTGTGCTTCTCCAGGACATTCAGCACCAGTGGACAATCAAGAAATCCTGTCTGATATGGTTGTTACTGATG GGCGCAGAAATAAGAAAATGGCTTCAGCGCGCAGAAATAGTGCTGTCACACGCAAACAGGAAAACCCTGCCAAATCACTCAGGGTGAAGAAATGTGTATCGGACATTAAAGCGGGGAAAACGCACCCTATTCAAGGACTTCAGGGAAAG ATTCAGTTGAAGGGCAACATGAATTTCTCTACTCCGGACATTGTTTTAGCTTTGAGTGTCTCTGGGACTGGCCAGACTATTTTATCTCCAGATAGACTG GTGTCAAAAAGGACAAAAAGGGGTTCAAGTACAAAGGTTCTTGCCTCTAAGAAAT TGGCTAACAGGAGAGGATCCAAAGAACTGTGCAGTTCAAATAGCTCATTGGATGTGACTAGGACTGTCCAGCAGAGAGGAAGCAAGGAATTGGCAGAGACAATGGAAGAATGTCCCGTAGCA TTGGAGTGTCTGAATTCTGATACTCAAGAACAGCTTGATAAAACTTTGGAGGATGCACAGAACATAACTGAATTATCAAATCAGGACCTGTTACCGATGGTGCCTCCTGGCTTTAAATCAATGGATAATGGGATAG GTACTAACATACATGATACTCAATTTGATGAAGAGCCAACTGGTACGATCAACAGCCTTATTGAACCGAAGGGAAATGATGACATGTGCACAGACCATGCTGCTACCAAATTAGCTGAAAGCAACCATGTCATGGAAACAGCTATCCTATGTCTTGATTGTCCGGCTCAACAAGCCCGTGGGAAAGTGGATGAGAGGTCAGTTTTACAGAATGCTGGGAGTTCACAGTGCATCATCGACAGTTCTCCATTGAGGAGCTGCTCTGCTTTTGAGAGCTTGTTGCCTTCACCACAGCCTTTTGAGGACCAGGCTTTGTTCGTCAAGAACTCACCTATGTGGGATCTAGTTGAAGCAATGCATGTGTTTAAGGAGCTTCCTCAACAACCTCATTTCCTTCCACTCCAAGAACATGCCCCATTACTACGTGAAGGAATGGCATTAGGTATGATGGTGTCATTTGCGGACTTAGTGAAGGTTACAATGGAAGCAAGCATAGACAACAGCATGGAATGGTTCGAGGACAAGATCAGGACAATCTCCCATCTAGAGGCAAATGGATTTAGTGTGCAATTTATGCAGAGCGCCATGACCGATTTGGTCAAGATAAAATCTGAGCGCACCAGTTATCATGTACAAATTGGCAAGCTGGATTCGAAGTTTGTGGAGAAGACAGCGTCGTCCTCCCGAGTTGGTGCACTGCTTGATGAAAAAGATATAGCTGCAGCAGAGCTTGAGCAAGAACTTGGGCGCATTCGCCAGGAAAGTCAGAAGATTGCAAAGGAGAAGGAAAAAATAGATGCAGAGCTTGCTAGTATCAAGACATCGCTTAGTGGGTATGAGGTTCTGTGCAACGGTGCGGAACGAAAGTTTAAAGACGTCTTGTCTGGGCTGCGGCTGAAGAGGCTAACCTGA
- the LOC136482451 gene encoding DUF724 domain-containing protein 7-like isoform X1, with translation MTAAASGSAPPPDAAGARRGRGRPRGSKSGRGRGRGSGRSPSLRRSKPSKRPRPSSRSPSGSPDGPHSSPPRGVDLSAPLPPGTDVEVRVDDDGFHGSWFEATVLDFTPARGYRHPARYTVKYAHLLADDDEGVLAEPFAPSHIRPRPPPPPPSPPPRFQTHDIVEAFHNEGWWSGIVVSAPAPAGSGSGAAGVTVAFPITREVIEFAPGLVRPRRDYVDGDWIPSQVAMVVRPKRAVKVYEVGDKVEVMRQRSAYGESWFLATVRVVVDDLSYVVEYFDLEEGEGGPEKATEYLHWWFIRPAVEHSPRESEFKLQPGAAVEAYCDGAWSPGVVRRVLGEGEYEIRIVAKKSEMLVTKVAPLLKPQYKWNGKQWKIATRKRRANSRRRSVSGNSPRSPVEVSSSDEEHSLGKSTLAEGSGHASVSEMDIPLSALCKSPESTHSPNSFVSEKNSLQGSHGIVNSVPMNGLICASPGHSAPVDNQEILSDMVVTDGELNEPVSGRSVDGHDMLSITELRKKMVSGRRNKKMASARRNSAVTRKQENPAKSLRVKKCVSDIKAGKTHPIQGLQGKIQLKGNMNFSTPDIVLALSVSGTGQTILSPDRLVSKRTKRGSSTKVLASKKLANRRGSKELCSSNSSLDVTRTVQQRGSKELAETMEECPVALECLNSDTQEQLDKTLEDAQNITELSNQDLLPMVPPGFKSMDNGIGTNIHDTQFDEEPTGTINSLIEPKGNDDMCTDHAATKLAESNHVMETAILCLDCPAQQARGKVDERSVLQNAGSSQCIIDSSPLRSCSAFESLLPSPQPFEDQALFVKNSPMWDLVEAMHVFKELPQQPHFLPLQEHAPLLREGMALGMMVSFADLVKVTMEASIDNSMEWFEDKIRTISHLEANGFSVQFMQSAMTDLVKIKSERTSYHVQIGKLDSKFVEKTASSSRVGALLDEKDIAAAELEQELGRIRQESQKIAKEKEKIDAELASIKTSLSGYEVLCNGAERKFKDVLSGLRLKRLT, from the exons ATGACCGCCGCCGCATCCGGCAGCGCGCCGCCGCCGGACGCCGCCGGCGCACGGAGGGGGCGCGGCCGCCCCCGCGGGAGCAagagcgggcgcgggcgcgggcgcgggagcgGGCGCTCGCCGAGCCTGAGGCGGAGCAAGCCCTCGAAGAGGCCCCGGCCGTCGTCGCGGTCGCCATCCGGGTCGCCCGACGGGCCCCATTCCTCGCCCCCCCGCGGGGTGGACCTTTCCGCGCCGCTGCCTCCCGGCACCGACGTCGAGGTCCGCGTCGACGACGACGGCTTCCACGGGTCCTGGTTCGAGGCCACCGTGCTCGACTTCACGCCGGCCCGCGGGTACCGCCACCCGGCGCGGTACACCGTCAAGTACGCGCACCTCCTCGCCGACGACGACGAAGGCGTGCTGGCCGAGCCCTTCGCGCCGTCCCACatccgcccgcgcccgccgccgccgcccccgtcgCCCCCGCCGCGCTTCCAGACCCACGACATCGTCGAGGCGTTCCACAACGAGGGGTGGTGGTCGGGCATCGTCGtgtccgcccccgcccccgccggctccggctccggcgccgCCGGGGTCACCGTCGCGTTCCCCATCACCCGCGAGGTCATCGAGTTCGCGCCCGGCCTCGTCCGCCCCCGCCGCGACTACGTCGACGGCGACTGGATCCCTTCCCAGGTCGCGATGGTTGTCCGCCCCAAGCGCGCGGTCAAGGTCTACGAGGTCGGGGACAAGGTGGAGGTGATGAGGCAACGGAGCGCGTACGGCGAGTCCTGGTTCCTCGCCACGGTGAGGGTCGTCGTCGACGACCTCAGCTACGTCGTCGAGTACTTCGATCTGGAGGAGGGCGAGGGCGGGCCGGAGAAGGCCACCGAGTACCTGCATTGGTGGTTCATCAGGCCGGCTGTCGAGCATTCGCCAAGGGAGAGCGAGTTCAAACTCCAGCCTGGCGCTGCTGTGGAGGCCTACTGCGATGGGGCATGGTCACCAGGTGTGGTGCGAAGGGTCCTCGGCGAGGGTGAGTATGAGATCCGTATTGTTGCCAAAAAGTCAGAAATGCTGGTGACCAAGGTGGCGCCATTGCTCAAGCCGCAGTATAAGTGGAATGGCAAGCAATGGAAGATTGCGACCCGTAAG AGACGGGCTAACTCGAGGCGTCGGTCTGTGTCTGGTAATAGTCCAAGGTCACCAGTCGAGGTGTCATCCAGTGATGAAGAACACAGTCTAGGAAAGAGCACATTAGCCGAAGGTTCTGGACATGCTTCAGTCTCTGAGATGGACATTCCTTTGTCTGCTCTGTGCAAGTCACCAGAAAGCACTCATTCACCGAATTCTTTTGTCTCTGAAAAGAACAGTCTTCAAGGTTCACATGGGATAGTGAATTCGGTGCCAATGAACGGACTCATTTGTGCTTCTCCAGGACATTCAGCACCAGTGGACAATCAAGAAATCCTGTCTGATATGGTTGTTACTGATGGTGAGCTTAATGAACCTGTCTCTGGAAGAAGTGTTGATGGCCATGATATGCTTTCCATTACTGAACTAAGAAAGAAAATGGTTTCAGGGCGCAGAAATAAGAAAATGGCTTCAGCGCGCAGAAATAGTGCTGTCACACGCAAACAGGAAAACCCTGCCAAATCACTCAGGGTGAAGAAATGTGTATCGGACATTAAAGCGGGGAAAACGCACCCTATTCAAGGACTTCAGGGAAAG ATTCAGTTGAAGGGCAACATGAATTTCTCTACTCCGGACATTGTTTTAGCTTTGAGTGTCTCTGGGACTGGCCAGACTATTTTATCTCCAGATAGACTG GTGTCAAAAAGGACAAAAAGGGGTTCAAGTACAAAGGTTCTTGCCTCTAAGAAAT TGGCTAACAGGAGAGGATCCAAAGAACTGTGCAGTTCAAATAGCTCATTGGATGTGACTAGGACTGTCCAGCAGAGAGGAAGCAAGGAATTGGCAGAGACAATGGAAGAATGTCCCGTAGCA TTGGAGTGTCTGAATTCTGATACTCAAGAACAGCTTGATAAAACTTTGGAGGATGCACAGAACATAACTGAATTATCAAATCAGGACCTGTTACCGATGGTGCCTCCTGGCTTTAAATCAATGGATAATGGGATAG GTACTAACATACATGATACTCAATTTGATGAAGAGCCAACTGGTACGATCAACAGCCTTATTGAACCGAAGGGAAATGATGACATGTGCACAGACCATGCTGCTACCAAATTAGCTGAAAGCAACCATGTCATGGAAACAGCTATCCTATGTCTTGATTGTCCGGCTCAACAAGCCCGTGGGAAAGTGGATGAGAGGTCAGTTTTACAGAATGCTGGGAGTTCACAGTGCATCATCGACAGTTCTCCATTGAGGAGCTGCTCTGCTTTTGAGAGCTTGTTGCCTTCACCACAGCCTTTTGAGGACCAGGCTTTGTTCGTCAAGAACTCACCTATGTGGGATCTAGTTGAAGCAATGCATGTGTTTAAGGAGCTTCCTCAACAACCTCATTTCCTTCCACTCCAAGAACATGCCCCATTACTACGTGAAGGAATGGCATTAGGTATGATGGTGTCATTTGCGGACTTAGTGAAGGTTACAATGGAAGCAAGCATAGACAACAGCATGGAATGGTTCGAGGACAAGATCAGGACAATCTCCCATCTAGAGGCAAATGGATTTAGTGTGCAATTTATGCAGAGCGCCATGACCGATTTGGTCAAGATAAAATCTGAGCGCACCAGTTATCATGTACAAATTGGCAAGCTGGATTCGAAGTTTGTGGAGAAGACAGCGTCGTCCTCCCGAGTTGGTGCACTGCTTGATGAAAAAGATATAGCTGCAGCAGAGCTTGAGCAAGAACTTGGGCGCATTCGCCAGGAAAGTCAGAAGATTGCAAAGGAGAAGGAAAAAATAGATGCAGAGCTTGCTAGTATCAAGACATCGCTTAGTGGGTATGAGGTTCTGTGCAACGGTGCGGAACGAAAGTTTAAAGACGTCTTGTCTGGGCTGCGGCTGAAGAGGCTAACCTGA